In Amycolatopsis jiangsuensis, the following proteins share a genomic window:
- a CDS encoding MDR family MFS transporter, protein MTTQAPATDAALRRLGGVLIMGAVLSVLDATIVSVGIGAIARDLDSSLPTVQWVASGYLLAASLTIPLSGWLADRFGGRRVWIAAVGLFTIGTLLCGFAWSAPALIVFRMLHGFGGGVMQPVGQAIFAQAAGPRLGRMIGIVTLPATVAPVLGPMLGGALVQDLGWRWLFFGTVPLGVTTLVLARRLLPRAEPNGVRDPLDVRGLLLLPPGLGALGYGLGEGAVSFAWAGAALLIGYGFHAYRAKAPLLELKLFSHKAFAVASASTFLLGASLYSSMLLLPLYYEQVEHTSALTAGLLLAPQALGSALVLAAGGRLLERFGPRTVMLTGIGLSLMGTLAFTQLGAGPSPALLTVSLFVRGVGLGATTTPGMTMLYTSLDRSRIPRAASAINVINRIGGSLGTALLVSVLHSCPPGAAAFGTTFGWALGLSVLSLVPAVLFPKGVRA, encoded by the coding sequence ATGACCACGCAAGCACCGGCTACCGACGCCGCACTTCGCCGTCTCGGCGGAGTCCTGATCATGGGTGCGGTGCTGTCGGTTCTCGACGCGACGATCGTGTCGGTCGGGATCGGTGCGATAGCCCGTGACCTGGACAGTTCGCTCCCGACCGTGCAGTGGGTCGCGAGCGGGTACCTGCTGGCCGCTTCGCTGACGATCCCGTTGTCCGGCTGGCTCGCCGATCGTTTCGGTGGCCGGCGGGTGTGGATCGCGGCCGTCGGGTTGTTCACGATCGGCACCCTGCTGTGTGGATTCGCCTGGTCAGCCCCGGCGCTGATCGTGTTCCGCATGCTGCACGGGTTCGGCGGGGGTGTGATGCAACCCGTCGGACAGGCGATTTTCGCGCAGGCAGCGGGCCCGCGGCTGGGCCGGATGATCGGTATCGTGACGCTGCCCGCCACCGTCGCGCCGGTCCTCGGCCCGATGCTGGGTGGCGCCCTGGTCCAGGATCTGGGCTGGCGGTGGCTGTTCTTCGGCACCGTTCCACTGGGTGTCACCACGCTGGTGCTCGCCCGCCGGCTGCTGCCCCGTGCCGAGCCCAACGGTGTGCGCGACCCACTGGACGTCCGCGGGCTCCTGCTGCTGCCGCCCGGGCTGGGGGCACTCGGCTACGGCCTGGGCGAAGGCGCCGTCTCCTTCGCGTGGGCGGGCGCCGCGCTGCTGATCGGGTACGGGTTCCACGCCTACCGCGCGAAAGCCCCCTTGCTGGAGTTGAAGTTGTTCTCGCACAAGGCTTTTGCCGTCGCCAGTGCGAGTACCTTCCTGCTCGGCGCGTCGCTCTACAGCTCGATGCTCTTGTTGCCCTTGTACTACGAGCAGGTCGAGCACACGTCCGCGCTGACGGCCGGTTTGCTACTCGCACCCCAGGCTCTCGGTTCTGCGCTGGTGCTGGCGGCGGGCGGGCGGTTACTCGAACGGTTCGGCCCACGCACGGTGATGCTGACCGGCATCGGACTGTCCCTGATGGGCACGCTCGCCTTCACCCAGCTCGGTGCCGGACCGAGTCCGGCACTGTTGACCGTGTCGTTGTTCGTACGCGGCGTCGGGCTCGGCGCCACGACCACCCCGGGCATGACGATGCTCTACACGTCCCTCGACCGCAGCCGTATCCCACGGGCGGCCAGCGCGATCAACGTCATCAACCGCATCGGCGGCTCGCTCGGCACCGCATTGCTTGTGTCCGTCCTCCACAGTTGTCCACCGGGCGCCGCGGCGTTCGGAACTACGTTCGGCTGGGCACTCGGGCTTTCTGTGCTGAGCCTCGTACCCGCCGTTCTCTTCCCGAAAGGAGTTCGCGCATGA
- a CDS encoding sodium/solute symporter: MELNPWALTGIVLVAVATYYLGHRSSRSATSTHDFLVARRTVRSRRNAAAISGEYLSAASFLGVAGIVLKDGADATWYPIGFTAGYLALMLFVAAPLRRSGAYTLPDFVEARLGSLGLRRFATAMAVFIGVLYMVPQLQGAGLTLSDVLPGVPAWAGAAVVTLLVAANVMFGGMRAITVVQAFQYWLKLFAIAVPTFVLCIVFFAGGGPGGVRSLGTPAPPVFPNDTAVSVKTDVTVKVTTETYFYAYGEIDGGPARGAAHWSPAVPHKVSEGTTLNFAAGTPVPVVSDVPATTDVPATNDDWLHPASGELTDLLQIYSLMFALFLGTMGLPHVLVRFYTNPDGKAARRTTVHVLLLLGLFYLFPTMLGALARMYVPQLLVTGNTDAAVLMLPHALLPGWPGQLLGAIVAAGAFAAFLSSSSGLLVSVAGVVSTDLLPGRVRDFRFATAIVAVCPLGLTLLLRTEDISISIGMTFALAASTFSPLLLLGIWWRKLSWPGALAGMIVGGGTVLAALVFNIACGYTGVVPPWWTVQPALITVPAAFLVTYVVSRLTRSGRPDLVNDIMLRLHAPDPLGLTRDRAVARFGQVEDKARAGRGRHRRG; the protein is encoded by the coding sequence GTGGAGCTGAACCCGTGGGCGCTGACCGGCATCGTGCTGGTCGCAGTGGCGACCTACTACCTCGGGCACCGCTCGTCCCGTTCGGCCACCAGCACGCACGATTTCCTCGTCGCCCGGCGCACCGTGCGTTCGCGGCGCAACGCGGCCGCCATCTCGGGTGAGTACCTTTCCGCCGCCTCGTTCCTCGGCGTCGCGGGCATCGTGCTCAAGGACGGCGCCGACGCCACCTGGTACCCGATCGGGTTCACCGCCGGGTATCTCGCGCTGATGCTGTTCGTCGCCGCGCCGCTGCGCCGGTCCGGCGCCTACACGCTGCCGGACTTCGTGGAAGCGCGGCTCGGCTCGCTCGGCCTGCGTCGCTTCGCGACGGCGATGGCGGTGTTCATCGGCGTCCTCTACATGGTGCCCCAGCTGCAGGGCGCCGGGCTGACGCTCAGTGACGTGCTGCCCGGCGTACCCGCCTGGGCGGGTGCGGCGGTGGTGACGCTGCTCGTCGCCGCGAACGTGATGTTCGGCGGAATGCGTGCGATCACCGTCGTGCAGGCGTTCCAGTACTGGCTCAAGCTGTTCGCGATCGCCGTGCCCACTTTCGTGCTGTGCATCGTGTTCTTCGCCGGCGGAGGTCCGGGCGGAGTGCGTTCGCTGGGCACGCCGGCACCGCCGGTCTTCCCGAACGACACAGCGGTGTCGGTCAAGACGGACGTGACGGTGAAGGTCACCACCGAGACCTATTTCTACGCCTACGGCGAAATCGACGGCGGCCCGGCGCGGGGCGCGGCGCACTGGTCGCCTGCCGTACCGCACAAGGTCTCCGAGGGCACCACGCTGAACTTCGCGGCGGGCACCCCGGTACCGGTGGTCAGCGACGTTCCGGCGACGACCGACGTCCCGGCGACGAACGACGACTGGCTGCATCCGGCGTCCGGCGAACTCACCGACCTGCTGCAGATCTATTCGCTGATGTTCGCGCTGTTCCTCGGCACCATGGGCCTGCCGCACGTGCTCGTGCGCTTCTACACGAACCCGGACGGCAAGGCCGCGCGCCGCACCACCGTGCACGTGCTGCTGCTGCTCGGCCTGTTCTACCTGTTCCCGACGATGCTCGGCGCGCTCGCCCGGATGTACGTGCCGCAGCTGCTGGTCACCGGCAACACCGACGCGGCCGTGCTGATGTTGCCGCACGCCTTGCTGCCCGGGTGGCCGGGGCAGCTCCTCGGTGCGATCGTGGCGGCCGGTGCGTTCGCGGCGTTCCTGTCGAGTTCGTCGGGGCTGCTGGTGAGCGTGGCCGGCGTGGTGTCGACCGACCTGCTCCCCGGCCGGGTCCGCGATTTCCGGTTCGCCACGGCGATCGTCGCGGTCTGCCCGCTGGGGCTGACGTTGCTGCTGCGCACCGAGGACATCTCGATCTCGATCGGGATGACGTTCGCGCTCGCCGCCTCGACCTTCAGCCCGTTGCTGCTGCTGGGCATCTGGTGGCGCAAGCTCAGCTGGCCGGGCGCGCTGGCCGGGATGATCGTCGGTGGCGGCACCGTGCTGGCGGCGCTCGTGTTCAACATCGCCTGCGGGTACACCGGGGTGGTGCCACCGTGGTGGACGGTGCAGCCCGCGCTGATCACGGTGCCGGCCGCGTTCCTGGTGACCTACGTGGTGAGCCGGCTGACCCGCTCCGGACGACCGGACCTGGTGAACGACATCATGCTGCGGCTGCACGCCCCGGACCCGCTGGGCCTGACGCGGGACCGGGCGGTCGCGCGGTTCGGGCAGGTGGAGGACAAAGCGCGCGCCGGACGGGGACGGCACCGCAGGGGGTAG
- a CDS encoding S49 family peptidase: protein MSVTDKLSSRLPVLGDRIERKDVVAVVKLHGVITPTPSPLARGSINLAAVESALTRAFGHDRLKAVALQINSPGGAPTQSGLVAERIRQLADEKNVPVLAFAEDVAASGGYWLACAADEIYAHSTSMVGSIGVISGGFGFTGLLERFGIERRLHTAGTNKSRLDPFTPEKPEDVEWLKRMHSQLHDLFVSWVTERRGDRLSTSEDLFTGDVWLGRKALELGLVDGVGSLRQIVEDRYPGAEITVAEPKKPLLARLGLGAPAAASALLDAVSTKAAWSRYGL, encoded by the coding sequence ATGAGCGTTACCGACAAGCTGAGTTCCCGGCTGCCCGTGCTCGGGGACCGGATCGAACGCAAGGACGTGGTCGCCGTCGTGAAGCTGCACGGCGTGATCACCCCGACGCCTTCGCCGCTGGCCCGTGGTTCGATCAACCTGGCCGCGGTCGAGTCGGCACTCACCCGGGCGTTCGGCCACGACCGGCTCAAGGCGGTCGCGTTGCAGATCAACTCGCCGGGTGGCGCGCCGACGCAGTCCGGGCTGGTCGCCGAGCGCATCCGCCAGCTGGCCGACGAGAAGAACGTGCCGGTGCTCGCGTTCGCCGAGGACGTCGCGGCTTCCGGCGGGTACTGGCTGGCGTGCGCGGCCGACGAGATCTACGCGCACAGCACGTCGATGGTCGGCTCGATCGGGGTGATCAGCGGCGGATTCGGGTTCACCGGCCTGCTCGAGCGGTTCGGCATCGAGCGCCGGCTGCACACGGCCGGGACGAACAAGTCCCGGCTCGACCCGTTCACCCCGGAGAAGCCGGAGGACGTCGAGTGGCTGAAGCGCATGCACAGTCAGCTGCACGACCTGTTCGTCAGCTGGGTCACCGAACGCCGCGGCGACCGGCTCAGCACGTCCGAGGACCTGTTCACCGGCGACGTCTGGCTCGGCCGGAAGGCACTCGAACTGGGACTGGTCGACGGTGTCGGCTCGCTCCGGCAGATCGTCGAGGACCGGTACCCGGGCGCGGAGATCACGGTCGCGGAGCCGAAGAAGCCGTTGCTCGCCCGGCTCGGCCTCGGTGCCCCGGCGGCGGCCAGCGCGTTGCTCGACGCGGTGAGCACCAAGGCGGCCTGGTCCCGGTACGGGCTGTAA
- a CDS encoding DUF4328 domain-containing protein, with translation MRWVASPPPGTLRRRRAVPVTPYTGPPSYPVPPRWGFPNLVWRRPTAVPGTASGLVRPIDRVPVLAQSLVMVLWTFAILAVTAAGSEVWRYVLVVQSRSSALNTGVVAFSDAFVVTAGLLTTILSLLPAGLSLWWLLVARQAAAEEAGEAPARPIWQVLVGVLVPIANLPLALSVLGELEHAILRRPRDDRPTPSRLVLVWWVAWLVNWALLAVTIIWRTRSGIQAMADSVVLVALTDVAAAALAISTALVIRRFSSLLMPIAADHLRDLRVLKVNGAPAPQLRPTRPAGAAR, from the coding sequence TTGCGCTGGGTCGCTTCGCCGCCGCCGGGAACGCTTCGCCGCCGCCGCGCCGTACCAGTGACGCCGTACACCGGTCCGCCGTCGTATCCGGTGCCGCCGCGCTGGGGGTTCCCGAATCTCGTCTGGCGCCGCCCGACCGCCGTGCCCGGTACTGCTTCCGGTCTGGTCCGGCCGATCGACCGCGTCCCGGTCCTCGCGCAGAGCCTCGTCATGGTCCTCTGGACGTTCGCGATCCTGGCCGTGACCGCCGCCGGTTCGGAGGTCTGGCGTTACGTCCTCGTCGTGCAAAGCCGCAGTTCCGCGCTCAACACGGGAGTGGTCGCCTTCTCCGACGCATTCGTCGTGACGGCCGGCCTGCTCACCACGATCCTGTCGCTGTTGCCCGCGGGACTGTCACTGTGGTGGCTGCTGGTCGCCCGCCAGGCCGCCGCGGAGGAGGCCGGCGAAGCGCCCGCGCGCCCGATCTGGCAGGTACTCGTCGGGGTCCTGGTGCCGATCGCGAACCTGCCACTGGCGCTTTCCGTGCTCGGCGAACTGGAACACGCCATCCTCCGCCGCCCCCGGGACGACCGTCCCACACCGAGCCGGCTGGTCCTCGTCTGGTGGGTCGCGTGGCTGGTGAACTGGGCGCTGCTCGCCGTCACGATCATCTGGCGTACCCGTTCCGGCATCCAGGCGATGGCAGACAGCGTCGTCCTGGTCGCACTCACCGACGTAGCCGCCGCGGCCCTCGCGATCAGCACGGCGCTGGTCATCCGACGCTTCTCGAGCCTGCTGATGCCCATCGCCGCAGACCACCTCCGCGACCTGCGCGTCCTCAAGGTCAACGGAGCTCCCGCGCCACAGCTCCGCCCCACACGCCCGGCCGGCGCCGCCCGCTGA
- a CDS encoding rhodanese-like domain-containing protein, with protein MVSPSELPTAEVRDLPKDGLALLDVREDDEWAAGHAPAALHIPLGELPSRVDELAQLPEDQPVYVICRSGGRSARAAAWLNASGWDAVNVAGGMGSWAREGRPMVAATPGATPEVR; from the coding sequence GTGGTGAGCCCTTCTGAACTGCCGACCGCCGAGGTCCGCGACCTGCCCAAGGACGGCCTCGCCCTGCTCGACGTCCGCGAGGACGACGAATGGGCTGCCGGGCACGCCCCCGCGGCACTGCACATCCCCCTCGGCGAACTCCCGTCCCGAGTCGACGAGCTGGCTCAACTGCCCGAAGACCAGCCGGTCTACGTCATTTGCCGCAGCGGCGGACGCTCAGCTCGCGCAGCGGCCTGGCTGAACGCCAGCGGCTGGGACGCGGTCAACGTAGCCGGCGGCATGGGCTCCTGGGCCCGCGAAGGCCGTCCCATGGTGGCCGCAACTCCCGGCGCGACCCCCGAGGTCCGCTGA
- a CDS encoding Fpg/Nei family DNA glycosylase, producing MPELPEVEALAHHLREHAVGSTVFRLDVASLSVLKTADPPYSALHGREITGATRHGKHLDVVLGDLHLVVHLARAGWLRWSDALSPAPLKPGKGPISLRVHLESASGPGFDLTEAGTKKGLAVWIVRDPAEVASVARLGPDALAVDASQLRELFAGKGTRLKWALTDQSLLAGIGNAYSDEIMHRAKLSPYATVGKLAESALEVLAEAIHEIESDAVERSVGQNAARLKGEKRSGLRVHARTGLPCPICGDTIREISFADKSFQYCPTCQTGGKPLADRRMSRLLK from the coding sequence ATGCCCGAGTTGCCCGAGGTCGAAGCCCTCGCCCACCACCTGCGCGAACACGCCGTGGGCAGCACCGTCTTCCGGCTCGACGTCGCCTCACTGAGCGTGCTCAAGACCGCCGATCCGCCCTACTCCGCGTTGCACGGCCGCGAGATCACCGGCGCCACCCGCCATGGCAAGCATCTGGACGTGGTCCTCGGCGACCTGCATCTGGTGGTCCACCTGGCGCGCGCGGGCTGGCTGCGCTGGTCGGACGCGTTGTCCCCGGCGCCGTTGAAGCCGGGCAAGGGACCGATCTCGCTGCGGGTGCACCTGGAATCGGCGTCCGGTCCGGGTTTCGACCTGACCGAGGCGGGCACGAAGAAGGGCCTGGCGGTGTGGATCGTGCGCGATCCGGCGGAGGTGGCGAGCGTGGCGCGGCTGGGCCCGGACGCGCTGGCCGTGGACGCGTCGCAGCTGCGTGAGCTGTTCGCCGGCAAAGGCACCCGGCTGAAGTGGGCGCTCACCGACCAGAGCCTGCTCGCGGGCATCGGCAACGCGTATTCGGACGAGATCATGCACCGCGCGAAGCTCTCCCCGTACGCGACAGTGGGCAAACTCGCCGAGTCCGCGCTGGAGGTGCTGGCCGAAGCCATCCACGAGATCGAATCGGACGCCGTCGAACGCTCCGTGGGCCAGAACGCGGCCCGCCTCAAAGGCGAGAAACGCTCCGGCCTCCGCGTCCACGCCCGAACCGGCCTCCCCTGCCCGATCTGCGGCGACACGATCCGCGAGATCTCCTTCGCGGACAAGTCGTTCCAGTACTGCCCGACCTGCCAAACCGGCGGCAAACCACTGGCGGACCGAAGGATGTCCCGCCTGCTGAAGTAA
- a CDS encoding LytR/AlgR family response regulator transcription factor — protein sequence MQFTVSAHEDTRKLIVLAVDDELKGLDELTYGLRNNPHVHRVFSASDASDALRLFSHDDPELAARRAGGLPTVDAVFADIDMPGLSGMEMSRVIAAMNPSPVLVFVTGHAEEAVNAFDLGAVDYVLKPFQQDRLDRSVARVREKLSSATGPPTGQAAGEPVKNDDEVIPVELAGTTKLIPRSSVRWVEAQGDYARLFTTEGSHLVRIPLAQLEERWEKAGFVRIHRSFLVALPLITELRMGQGGYQVVIGNEEKVLPVSRRHTRALKDRLVGAGRGG from the coding sequence ATGCAGTTCACTGTGAGTGCTCACGAAGACACCCGCAAGCTCATCGTCCTGGCTGTGGACGACGAGCTGAAAGGGCTGGACGAACTGACCTACGGCCTGCGGAACAACCCGCACGTGCACCGGGTGTTCAGCGCATCCGACGCGTCCGACGCGCTGCGGTTGTTCTCGCACGACGACCCGGAGCTGGCGGCCCGGCGGGCAGGCGGCCTGCCGACGGTCGACGCGGTCTTCGCCGACATCGACATGCCCGGCCTGTCCGGAATGGAGATGTCGCGGGTGATCGCGGCGATGAATCCCTCGCCCGTGCTCGTCTTCGTCACCGGCCACGCCGAGGAGGCGGTGAACGCTTTCGACCTCGGCGCCGTCGACTACGTGCTCAAGCCGTTCCAGCAGGATCGGCTCGACCGGTCGGTGGCGCGGGTGCGGGAGAAGCTCAGCTCGGCCACCGGCCCGCCCACCGGGCAGGCCGCAGGCGAGCCGGTGAAGAACGACGACGAGGTCATCCCGGTCGAGCTGGCCGGCACCACGAAGCTGATCCCGCGTTCGTCGGTGCGCTGGGTGGAGGCGCAGGGTGACTACGCCCGGCTGTTCACCACCGAGGGCAGCCACCTGGTCCGGATCCCGCTGGCCCAGCTGGAGGAACGCTGGGAGAAGGCCGGGTTCGTGCGGATCCACCGGTCGTTCCTGGTCGCGTTGCCGCTGATCACCGAACTGCGGATGGGCCAGGGCGGCTATCAGGTCGTGATCGGCAACGAGGAGAAGGTGCTGCCGGTCAGCCGCAGGCACACCCGGGCGCTGAAGGACCGGCTGGTCGGCGCCGGACGGGGTGGCTGA
- the mca gene encoding mycothiol conjugate amidase Mca, translating to MNLRLLAVHAHPDDESSKGAATLARYAEEGVDVLVATCTGGERGDVLNPALDRAEVRQDLPAVRRREMAEAARILGVRQQFLGHVDSGLSESLPDGCFARLPLHDAVEPLLELMREFRPQVVVTYDETGGYPHPDHIRTHEITRAAFEAVDNGGPRKLYYLATLSRAWFQAMHDATIAAGQESLMGPVLEELPPVDRLTVTTRIRCEQHFATRDHALHAHATQSDPAHPFFAHSRELERSAWPWEEYHLARTTLPAPAGLEEDLFAGLR from the coding sequence ATGAACCTGCGCCTGCTGGCTGTGCACGCCCACCCCGACGACGAGTCGAGCAAGGGAGCGGCGACTCTCGCACGTTACGCGGAAGAAGGTGTCGACGTGCTGGTCGCCACCTGCACGGGCGGCGAACGCGGCGATGTGCTCAACCCAGCGTTGGACCGCGCCGAAGTACGGCAGGACCTCCCGGCCGTCCGCCGCCGCGAAATGGCCGAGGCGGCAAGGATTCTCGGCGTACGGCAGCAGTTCCTCGGTCACGTCGACTCCGGTCTGTCCGAATCACTGCCCGACGGCTGCTTCGCGCGACTACCACTGCACGACGCGGTCGAACCCCTCCTCGAACTGATGCGGGAGTTCCGTCCACAGGTGGTCGTGACCTACGACGAGACCGGAGGTTATCCACACCCGGACCACATCCGAACGCACGAAATCACCCGCGCAGCGTTCGAGGCTGTGGACAACGGCGGGCCGCGAAAGCTCTACTACCTGGCCACCCTGAGCCGCGCTTGGTTCCAAGCCATGCACGACGCGACGATCGCTGCCGGACAGGAGTCGCTCATGGGGCCGGTGCTCGAGGAGCTGCCCCCGGTCGACCGGCTCACCGTGACGACCCGCATCCGCTGCGAACAGCACTTCGCCACCCGCGACCATGCCTTGCACGCCCACGCCACACAGTCGGATCCGGCCCATCCGTTCTTCGCGCACTCCCGTGAGCTGGAACGGAGTGCCTGGCCTTGGGAGGAGTACCACCTGGCACGTACGACGCTTCCCGCCCCGGCCGGCCTGGAGGAGGACCTGTTCGCCGGCCTCCGCTGA
- a CDS encoding TetR/AcrR family transcriptional regulator produces the protein MSLREQKKLETRRTISHVATRLFIDRGFDQVTIADVAQAARVAKMTVTNHFSRKEDLVFDIRTDFVDWPTNLVRAAPSSPAVVAVRDGFLTALGERSAMLGFAELPFIRMIRQSETLSSALTEMHLERERVLVAALLDRKPEPEMLSRTAGAHLTSVLRLLFEDVWDWTWADVPPEELVSRVRKSAGLAFAQLEPAIGTL, from the coding sequence GTGAGCCTCAGAGAGCAGAAGAAGCTGGAGACCCGGCGCACGATCTCGCACGTGGCGACCCGGTTGTTCATCGATCGCGGGTTCGACCAGGTGACGATCGCGGACGTCGCGCAGGCGGCGCGGGTGGCCAAGATGACCGTCACCAATCACTTCAGCCGGAAGGAAGACCTCGTCTTCGATATCCGGACCGACTTCGTGGACTGGCCGACGAACCTCGTGCGTGCTGCACCGTCGAGCCCCGCCGTCGTTGCCGTGCGGGACGGGTTCCTCACGGCGCTCGGCGAACGGAGCGCGATGCTCGGGTTCGCGGAACTGCCGTTCATCCGGATGATCCGGCAGAGCGAGACGCTCTCGTCGGCGCTCACGGAGATGCACCTCGAGCGGGAACGGGTTCTCGTAGCCGCGTTGCTCGACCGGAAGCCCGAGCCGGAAATGCTGTCGCGAACCGCGGGGGCCCACCTCACGTCCGTGCTGCGGCTGCTGTTCGAGGACGTTTGGGACTGGACGTGGGCCGACGTCCCACCGGAGGAGCTCGTCTCGCGAGTGCGGAAATCGGCAGGCTTGGCGTTCGCGCAGCTGGAACCGGCGATCGGCACTCTTTGA
- a CDS encoding DUF983 domain-containing protein, which translates to MNRLVRGEDGRDWVVRAQMEWRAPATADDFEHDVAGSYGPGIAMIVVTVVLAVALVVWTPEEVRVPAWVFLAIVLVLLFFPLRWILRRPWTVVAETEGDVGGDRPSERWVGTIRGMFTVSGEVKRISKTIQKHSLPDFDGPLHPVE; encoded by the coding sequence ATGAACCGGCTGGTGCGCGGCGAAGACGGCCGCGACTGGGTGGTCCGTGCCCAGATGGAGTGGCGCGCACCCGCCACCGCGGACGATTTCGAACACGACGTCGCCGGCAGCTACGGCCCGGGTATCGCGATGATCGTCGTCACGGTCGTGCTCGCGGTGGCGCTGGTGGTGTGGACCCCGGAGGAGGTACGGGTTCCGGCGTGGGTGTTCCTCGCGATCGTGCTGGTGTTGCTGTTCTTCCCGTTGCGCTGGATCCTGCGCCGGCCGTGGACGGTGGTCGCGGAGACCGAGGGCGACGTGGGCGGCGACCGGCCCTCCGAGCGCTGGGTCGGCACGATCCGCGGCATGTTCACGGTGTCCGGTGAGGTCAAGCGGATTTCGAAGACGATCCAGAAGCATTCGCTGCCGGATTTCGACGGTCCACTGCACCCGGTCGAGTAA
- a CDS encoding GAF domain-containing sensor histidine kinase, translating into MDVVSAFPYAQVVPWVLVGVLLLVVFVLAFKARRPKGVIQDAVLQAVHRMSKATPNLRAGLEEDAANRMTAELLEVLDCLAVGITDDEGTLLSWAGEATDHYLDLVEDIGTALRKHRRAVANHNQMPCNHRGTCKMKTAAIVPILVEGEAQATLIVVGRTRGKLVQMAEAVGQFVCTQFELAQLEESRNQLQQAEIKALRAQISPHFVYNALNTISALIRTDPEEARELLQDFADFTRCSFRSSGMYTTLAEELRNIDRYLTIENARFGGRLEVRMKIAPEVLSVVVPFLIIQPLVENAVKHGLASKPSGGCVTVIAQDYSHEALISVEDDGIGMDPRQLTDLKNAHRTGAHVGLGNINQRMRQVFGEDYALTVDTAPGAGMKVTLRVPKFKLGVRPNMPDYSADVPAQQAPAAEEPDAVHGSRSGMLPAH; encoded by the coding sequence ATGGACGTCGTGTCCGCCTTTCCCTACGCGCAGGTCGTTCCCTGGGTACTGGTCGGCGTCCTGCTGCTCGTGGTGTTCGTGCTCGCCTTCAAGGCGCGCCGGCCCAAGGGGGTCATCCAGGACGCCGTGCTGCAGGCTGTGCACCGGATGTCCAAGGCGACGCCGAACCTGCGGGCCGGGCTCGAGGAGGACGCGGCCAACCGGATGACCGCCGAGCTGCTCGAGGTGCTCGACTGCCTCGCCGTCGGGATCACCGACGACGAGGGCACGCTGCTTTCCTGGGCTGGCGAGGCGACCGACCACTACCTCGACCTCGTGGAGGACATCGGCACCGCGCTGCGCAAGCACCGCCGCGCCGTCGCGAACCACAACCAGATGCCGTGCAACCACCGCGGCACCTGCAAGATGAAGACCGCCGCGATCGTGCCGATCCTCGTCGAGGGCGAGGCGCAGGCGACGCTCATCGTCGTCGGGCGCACCCGCGGCAAGCTCGTGCAGATGGCCGAGGCGGTCGGTCAGTTCGTGTGCACGCAGTTCGAGCTGGCGCAGCTCGAGGAGTCGCGCAACCAGTTGCAGCAGGCGGAGATCAAGGCGTTGCGCGCGCAGATCTCACCGCACTTCGTCTACAACGCGCTGAACACGATCTCCGCGCTCATCCGCACCGATCCGGAAGAGGCCCGCGAGCTGCTGCAGGACTTCGCGGACTTCACGCGCTGCTCGTTCCGCAGCTCCGGCATGTACACCACGCTCGCCGAGGAGCTACGCAACATCGACCGCTACCTCACGATCGAGAACGCCCGGTTCGGCGGCCGGCTCGAGGTGCGGATGAAGATCGCGCCCGAGGTGCTGAGTGTCGTGGTGCCGTTCCTGATCATCCAGCCGCTGGTGGAGAACGCGGTCAAACACGGCCTGGCCAGCAAACCCAGCGGCGGCTGCGTCACGGTGATCGCGCAGGACTACAGCCACGAGGCGCTGATCAGCGTCGAGGACGACGGCATCGGGATGGATCCGCGCCAGCTCACCGATTTGAAGAACGCGCACCGGACCGGTGCGCACGTCGGGCTCGGCAACATCAACCAGCGCATGCGCCAGGTGTTCGGGGAGGACTACGCGCTCACCGTGGACACCGCGCCCGGTGCCGGGATGAAGGTCACCTTGCGGGTGCCGAAGTTCAAGCTCGGCGTGCGGCCGAACATGCCGGACTACTCCGCGGACGTGCCCGCGCAGCAGGCGCCGGCCGCCGAGGAGCCGGACGCGGTGCACGGGTCGCGTTCGGGCATGCTGCCCGCGCACTGA